A segment of the Brienomyrus brachyistius isolate T26 chromosome 4, BBRACH_0.4, whole genome shotgun sequence genome:
TTATTTGGAAGGGAGGGTTGTATTGACCAGTTCATGTTCTGATCAGAGGactggattttttttcaaaaatatttgactgcctgcagttgtATTGTTGCTGTTCTTGAACACCCATCTCATGTGTAAAAACAAATTCTTTATTAGTGATATTGCATGTCACTCGTGTGCTGTGCAAACTGAGCagatgaggaggatgaggaagaaGATGACGAAGAGGAGGAGGGAGCAGAAGAGGGCGGAGAGGAGAGCGAGACGGCAGCAGCAGGTCATGCGGGCGCGTCGCAGGCGGGGGCAGCCGTCGGGGGTGGTGCACAGCCAAAGCAGCTGCAGCAGAAAACGGCTCCACACGCGCCAGTCGGGGCACCCCAGGGAGCACCCACAACCCCGCCTACAGCCACGCCCATGGCCACACCCACAACCCCGCCTACAGCCACGCCCCTGGCCACACCCACAACATCCCCTGCCGCCACACCCTCGGCCCCAGGTCAGCTGCCTGAAACCCCGGCGCAGGTGAGACTGAGCTCCAAGTGGTGGGAGCATGGGACAACCTAGCAGCATAGGTGGAAAgctcagatccagaaagtaaaaatccggaccaagattttgtttcaaccaaccaattgagtgGGGATGACTAAAtcaagcttcatgaaccatttgctgtgtttttctggcaccactagatggtgctctcttttAAAAAATGAAGCTCAAGGCATGCGCCACAGTAAACTAAGAGCACTGCTGTGGAGtagtctggatttttaccttcTGGACCTAAACTTTACAACTCTGGCTAGCAGGCACACTTCACCGGGCCTCACCACGTTAAAAGTGGTATGTAAAGTCGTATTCTTCATTTGACCCCCCGCCCTGTGTGATTTCACTTTCCCTTAATAGAGTTCAAGATGCAGCAAGACAGATCTTTAAACAAGCTTTAAGCTTCAGATCCTGACATAAAGCTAAATTAATTCCAGGCGTGGCCTGCTTCTTAAGGAGCCAGAGCGCATCTAGGCTGAGCTTCTACTGAGGGGCCAGTAACAAATGCAAGTTAGCACTGGAGCACGAGCTGTACAATACAAAAGAGGGGAGTTTTTCCAAATGAAACACTTTGAGGACTATGTTCCGACTGGGAAAAAATCCACGAGGAGAGGGATGGCCGACGCAGACGGAGCAGGTCAGCAGTGTGGcggagacacacactcacatgtaCACGCACAAAGCAGCCGACATCCGTGTTTGTCCGTGTTTCTGTTTTCTCCCGTTGGCATTTTGTTTGTGAAGTGGAATGGTAGATTTACTTGACATCCCGCCGTGGTCTGGCGCTGAGAGCGACCGGGTAACCCCCAGCAGGGTTCCTTGTCTGAAGGCCGCAGGGGACTTAGGTTGCCATCTCTGTGAGGCACGCCACTCTGCATCCAGGGAAACAAAGCTTTTACATCAATTTATCATCAATGAAAGTAACGCGGGGTTCATTCCGTTCTGCTTCCAAGAAAAGCTACTATGTGCTAAATGCTCAATTTGTCTCTAATGCATGTCAGTAATTTGGAAATTTAGAGTAGGAGGTTTGTATTGCAGTTGTGTTTTGTAATTTTACCAGGTCGATGTAAATGAGTTTCACACCTATGGAGTCATTCTGTGGTATTGATATTGTTTCACGGGTAATTAACTTCCTGCTAGTTTTCTGTTCATATAACTCATATGAAGAATAGTTTTTCCCTCAAGTCCTTTTCAAATCTTTAGAGAACAATTAGGGGGTGACTTTTTTCCTAATAAAATTCACAGCACGGTTTCTCAGTCATGGTTTGATGGAAGTAGTGGATTGCATTCTCCTGTCGGTGTATGTGTTGCTGATTCTCAAAGTACAACGCCAGAACGGTCGACAAGTGTCCCCCAGAGCAAGCAGAATAATGCGTAATGACTTACAGAAGGCTGACCACAGCATTAAGGTACAGTGTGATTTCGCCTTCCCGCGGAGAAGCGTGCTTAGTCACGTGACGTCACTGCTCTGCTCTGATCACAGTACAGTCGCTGGAATATGAATTAATTCCCAATGCAGTACCATTCCCCATTAACGCGTTTAAAACGCAGCACTGCGTCCATTTTAGTAGCGGTGATGCAAAGAGGCGCTAAAAACCGGTAAATCTCAAATGTATTAGAATTGCGTCACGCCTGAATTGTGAATGTCTTAATAATAatgtattaaataaaataattgcaGCGTACGCATCTGGGAAAGACAATAATTACTCGTTGTTGGTTGTCAGCGATTAGCAAGACATTTCGCAGTTACTAAGTTAATTGGAAtaaaaagacccccccccccttcatccgCTATGTGTATAGTTCATTGTAATTATATTTGCGTATCTTTCAGATATTTTTTCCATATTAAATATGGAAGGTGATTTTTTGCCTGTAAATACTTAAGGTATTTGGCGTGGGACGTTGCATTATAAGCGTGTCTTTACATAGATTTGATGCAATTATCATCTGTTGAgcattattttaaatataaccacGGTGTTTATCATGGTGGCCAAAAAGAAGTTTTATGTGATCTGTTAATGAGAAATATCAGCATGATAAAATTAATGGTTACCTGTGCAGCagagtgaaaaaaaaattcGAAATGTCTTACgaagattttaatattttactgatTTATTGTAAAAATATTAATGCGTTAAAACCACAGATTTTCTAGCAAGTATACGCTTGTCTGTGGGCAGTAGCTTCTATAGCTTCGAGGTTTTGAGAAGAAACGTTTGCAAATTatgaaattttattaaattatggCGTCATTAGACGGGCATTTCTGAGCGGCTGGGGCTCAGTAGCATTTTCCTTATTTCTGTTTTCTAGGCGTCTTCTGATTCTGCTACCGGAGCAGCCGGGCAGAGCAGCGCTCAAAACCCAGATGACAAAGGTGGAGATGGACCCCGCCATGTCTTCTCTTTCTCCTGGCTAAACTCCCTCCAATAATGCTTCTCTTCCTGCGACTAGTTTAATTTAGTGTAACTGAGGGCTGAGCTCAAACGCAGCTCTGCAGTGGGCAATAAGGCCAGTCACGCGGACACTGTCACCGTAGCCTAAGTTTTACGCGTTTTGCTCTGGATGCAACAACTGTGTGAACAAGTAGGAAACACGGTGCAGACGGAGCACGCAAAACTACACAACAATAAagttaatctcagcacctttttttaatgcttttatTAAAAACATATTTGAAAGATATTCTTTTTGCACAACAAAAATGACTGGTTGCTCACACCATGtttattattaaacaaacattttaaagtACAGTACGGCATTCTTATGTCTGTAAAATCTCGAATTCTACTGCTAAAAAtaattgtatgttttttttaaacttcctAATGAGCAATAGTACAACAGTTAGGCTACACAATAAAATTACAGTATTCCTGTATTAGGATAAAGGAAATGTGTAATGATCAATTTGCCGAATGCAATTCCCCGCACAGCCTCCTGGTtctaaaataaatacaaatcctgtttaagtaataaataaaactaaataacgCAGTATATGCAACTGTGTGTGTAGTGGTAGCAAATTTGATGTCACGGCTATTTCCCAAAAATGTCCATCATTTTCCGGTTGCTGTGCGCTTGTTGGGCTAACTGCTCAGCCCGTGCCATCTCCAGCACTTCTCGGAGGAGGTGGAAGGTCAGGTCTAATGAAATGGGAGCTTCATCAGACCGCTTCTCTTTCTCCATCGTGTCATCAAGTTGGTTTGCGTAGCCGCTCACGAACCGAGCGATGTCTCCAACTTTTCCTCGCAAGAGACGCTGCGTGAGGTTCAGCTGCAGGGCTCGGTTGATGGTTGGTGAAGAAAAATCGAGGGGCGTTTTCGGCTTCGGAACCAGAGGGTTCTGATCTCCGAGCCGAATGAAATACTCCTCTCCCATTCGCAAAAGGATAGGAAGAGATTGCTGCTGTAGATCAGATTGAGGACCAAGCGCTGGTTGCGCAGCGCCCGGAATTTCAACGGCTCTGCATTCATAGCGCGGTAGAAAGAAAACGAGCAGGATCACGGTGGAAAGAAAGAAATTGAGCTTCATTTCAAGGAGTCGTTGGGAATCTGGAGAAAAGAAGATCGCATACTATAATCCACCTTATAGTTTACCATGACTATTCCAACTTTTTTTTCGGGAAGGATCAGGAAGTATTCATCCTAAAATGCAGAATGTTCCTAAGGCTATATATTATGGTTGCACGTTGCTTgtaaaaaatgaattaaatagtTTATTCTAATTTTGCTGTTGTGATATTCTGTTTTTCAGTTTAGCAgtaatttaaaatccacttttgGTGACTGATATTTATTATTCATGTTTCTACATCTATAAGTGCTGGTGATAGGAATTTTCGATTACCggaaaatgaaaaacataacaTAAAAAAGACGCATGCAATGTTTGTCACAGTTAATAAATAATTAGAGCATAGTTTGTAAGATAAAAtagctgaaataaaaaaatgtcaCAGTACCTTGATGAAACAAACTTCAAAGTTGGTTTATCCCATACCTGAGCTCACCGTTATAGTAAATTAGTCTCTGGAAGCCGATGTTCATTCGTTGAAATGTGGCTTTTCCTGGTTTTGATTGTGGTCTATCAAGAAACCTTTTACAAGACGCATTCAAAGCAAAGGGTGGCTACTTGACTTTTATAGCTTAGACCTGTAGCAAAAAGGATACGCTGAGTTGATATTCGGCGCCTGCGCAGACGAGCGCTGGTAAATACCTGAATGAACAAGGGGAATTAAAATAGATGAGTCATAAAATAATTGCTTTGCGCACTTTCTCTTCGTTAAGAATACCAATTACATTAAATGGACTCAGATATGTGACCGTAACTATGTAGTGTCCAATTAAAGCTGACAAGCAATGCCCCCAGTGTTTCAAAATATAGACACAATTCATTTGCACTTAATTACATACGG
Coding sequences within it:
- the LOC125740705 gene encoding corticoliberin-like, producing the protein MNIGFQRLIYYNDSQRLLEMKLNFFLSTVILLVFFLPRYECRAVEIPGAAQPALGPQSDLQQQSLPILLRMGEEYFIRLGDQNPLVPKPKTPLDFSSPTINRALQLNLTQRLLRGKVGDIARFVSGYANQLDDTMEKEKRSDEAPISLDLTFHLLREVLEMARAEQLAQQAHSNRKMMDIFGK